From Sporosarcina sp. Marseille-Q4943, the proteins below share one genomic window:
- the cysS gene encoding cysteine--tRNA ligase, whose amino-acid sequence MSIQIYNTLTRKKEPFIPLEEGKVKMYVCGPTVYNYIHIGNARPVIVFDTVRRYLQYRGFDVNYVSNFTDVDDKIINTANELGEEVGELTERFINAYFEDVGALGCGKADAHPRVTEHIDDIVAFIQVLVDKGYAYEAQGDVYYRTRKFEGYGKLSHQSVDELKVGARIEASGIKENSLDFALWKAAKEGEIAWDSPWGQGRPGWHIECSVMAREHLGDTIDIHAGGQDLTFPHHENEIAQSEAMTGKQFARYWMHNGYINIDNEKMSKSLGNFILVHDIRKQIDPKVLRFFMLSVHYRHPVNFSQDLVESAANGLDRIQTAYNNLKHRLSTSADLGDQQDIWTHKVDEAVRQFESAMDDDFNTANAIAAIFELVKTANVYLLEKNTQTAVLEYFITAFDRLMEVLGLPFGGEELLDDEIEGLIEERLTARRERNFSRADEIRDLLKEKGIILEDTAQGTRWKRG is encoded by the coding sequence ATGAGTATTCAAATTTATAATACATTGACACGGAAGAAGGAGCCTTTCATCCCACTGGAGGAAGGAAAAGTGAAGATGTATGTGTGCGGGCCGACCGTCTACAACTATATTCATATTGGCAATGCGAGACCGGTTATCGTATTTGACACCGTGCGCCGCTATTTGCAGTATCGTGGCTTCGACGTCAATTATGTATCCAACTTTACGGATGTCGATGACAAAATCATCAATACGGCTAACGAGCTTGGCGAAGAGGTTGGGGAGTTGACTGAACGCTTCATCAACGCCTATTTCGAGGACGTCGGAGCACTAGGCTGCGGCAAGGCGGACGCCCATCCACGGGTGACGGAGCATATCGATGACATCGTCGCTTTCATTCAAGTGCTTGTAGATAAAGGCTACGCTTACGAGGCGCAGGGCGATGTATATTACAGGACGCGCAAATTCGAAGGCTACGGAAAGCTGTCCCATCAGTCTGTCGATGAGCTGAAAGTGGGTGCACGCATCGAAGCTAGCGGCATTAAAGAGAATTCTCTCGACTTCGCGTTATGGAAAGCGGCGAAGGAAGGGGAAATCGCTTGGGATAGCCCGTGGGGTCAAGGCCGACCTGGTTGGCATATCGAGTGCTCCGTCATGGCGAGAGAGCATTTAGGCGATACGATCGACATTCATGCGGGTGGTCAAGATTTGACATTCCCACATCATGAAAATGAAATTGCGCAGTCCGAGGCGATGACCGGGAAGCAGTTTGCGCGATACTGGATGCATAACGGCTATATTAATATCGATAATGAAAAGATGTCCAAGTCGCTCGGGAATTTCATTCTCGTCCATGATATTCGCAAGCAGATCGATCCGAAAGTGCTTCGTTTCTTTATGCTGTCCGTGCATTACCGTCATCCGGTGAACTTCTCGCAAGATCTTGTTGAAAGTGCGGCGAATGGTTTAGATCGCATCCAAACGGCGTATAACAACTTAAAACACCGTTTAAGCACATCTGCAGATTTGGGCGACCAGCAGGATATATGGACACATAAAGTGGATGAGGCAGTCCGTCAATTTGAAAGCGCAATGGATGATGATTTCAATACTGCGAATGCCATTGCCGCCATTTTTGAACTCGTGAAAACTGCCAACGTTTATTTGTTGGAGAAGAATACACAAACAGCCGTACTCGAATATTTCATTACCGCATTTGACCGACTGATGGAAGTGCTCGGCTTGCCATTCGGCGGGGAAGAGCTGTTGGATGATGAAATCGAAGGGCTGATTGAGGAGCGCTTGACTGCTCGCAGGGAACGGAATTTCAGCCGTGCAGACGAAATTAGGGATCTATTGAAGGAAAAAGGGATCATCCTGGAGGATACCGCCCAAGGCACGCGGTGGAAAAGAGGATGA
- the ispF gene encoding 2-C-methyl-D-erythritol 2,4-cyclodiphosphate synthase has protein sequence MIRIGQGFDVHQFEEGRPLIIGGITIPYEKGLTGHSDADVLLHTVTDAALGAIGEGDIGRHFPDTDEAFKDADSAVLLQKVWEIVESKGYRLGNIDCTIMAQRPKMAPHIETIRARIAELLNADVSQVNVKATTTEKLGFVGREEGIASMATILLLK, from the coding sequence ATGATTCGTATAGGACAAGGGTTTGATGTACATCAGTTTGAGGAAGGGCGGCCTTTGATCATCGGTGGAATTACAATTCCTTATGAGAAGGGATTGACAGGGCATTCCGATGCGGATGTCCTATTACATACGGTGACCGACGCTGCGTTAGGGGCAATCGGGGAAGGGGATATCGGCAGGCATTTCCCGGACACGGACGAGGCATTCAAGGATGCGGATTCGGCGGTCCTTCTTCAAAAAGTATGGGAAATCGTAGAGTCGAAAGGCTATCGGTTGGGCAATATCGATTGCACGATCATGGCGCAAAGACCGAAAATGGCGCCGCATATTGAAACGATCCGCGCCCGCATCGCAGAATTGTTGAACGCGGACGTGTCCCAAGTGAACGTCAAGGCGACGACGACTGAAAAACTGGGCTTTGTAGGCAGGGAGGAAGGGATTGCCTCGATGGCGACGATTCTCCTTTTAAAATAA
- the gltX gene encoding glutamate--tRNA ligase, whose protein sequence is MTTEVRVRYAPSPTGHLHIGGARTALFNYLFAKHHGGKFIIRIEDTDTERNIEAGELSQLDNLKWLGIHHDESVDIGGEYGPYRQMERLDLYMKYAQDMLDGGHAYKCFCTTEELEAEREKQKASGIAAPMYAGTCRHLTSEEVAEKVAAGMPYTVRMRVPEQVTYTVDDLVRGEVSFESKDVGDWVLVKANGIPTYNFAVVIDDHLMKISHVFRGEEHLTNTPKQLMVYDVFGWEYPRFGHMTLIVNEERKKLSKRDESIIQFISQYKDLGYLPEAMFNFFALLGWSPGGEEEIFTRDELIKLFDESRLSKSPSMFDKTKLTWMNNQYVKKLSLDELIELTLPHLQAAGRVSEEMTEEERQWVHDLIALYHAQLSYGAEIVELTAQFFNDHIEYDEQSKEVLSGEQVPEVMASFQRQLTALESFDAASIKAAIKEVQKETGHKGKNLFMPIRVVTTGQTHGPELPESIALIGKEKTIERVSKYAN, encoded by the coding sequence ATGACAACAGAAGTACGCGTACGTTATGCGCCGAGTCCGACCGGCCATTTACATATCGGCGGGGCTAGGACGGCATTGTTCAATTACCTATTTGCAAAACACCATGGCGGTAAATTTATTATCCGCATCGAAGATACCGACACGGAGCGGAATATCGAAGCGGGCGAATTATCGCAACTCGATAATTTGAAATGGTTGGGGATCCATCACGACGAGTCCGTTGATATCGGTGGAGAATATGGCCCTTACCGTCAAATGGAACGTTTGGACTTGTATATGAAATATGCGCAGGACATGCTTGACGGAGGACATGCCTATAAATGTTTCTGTACGACTGAAGAGTTGGAGGCGGAGCGTGAAAAGCAGAAAGCTTCTGGCATCGCCGCACCGATGTACGCGGGGACTTGCCGTCATCTGACTTCTGAAGAAGTTGCTGAAAAGGTAGCAGCAGGCATGCCGTATACGGTCCGCATGCGTGTACCTGAACAGGTTACGTATACAGTGGATGATCTTGTTCGTGGGGAAGTATCGTTTGAATCGAAGGATGTAGGCGACTGGGTGCTTGTGAAGGCGAATGGTATCCCGACATACAACTTCGCGGTTGTTATCGATGACCATCTGATGAAAATTTCGCATGTTTTCCGCGGTGAGGAACATTTGACGAATACACCAAAACAATTGATGGTGTACGATGTGTTCGGCTGGGAATACCCACGTTTCGGGCATATGACGTTGATCGTCAATGAAGAGCGGAAAAAGCTTTCAAAGCGCGACGAATCGATTATCCAATTCATTTCCCAATACAAGGATCTCGGCTATCTGCCGGAAGCGATGTTCAACTTCTTTGCGTTGCTTGGCTGGTCGCCTGGCGGTGAAGAAGAAATTTTCACTCGTGATGAATTGATCAAGCTCTTCGATGAAAGCCGACTTTCTAAATCGCCGTCCATGTTCGATAAAACGAAGTTGACGTGGATGAACAACCAATACGTGAAGAAGCTCAGCTTGGACGAATTGATCGAATTGACGTTACCGCATCTCCAGGCGGCTGGGCGTGTAAGCGAAGAGATGACAGAAGAGGAACGCCAATGGGTGCACGACCTGATCGCCCTTTACCATGCGCAATTGAGCTATGGGGCTGAAATCGTCGAATTGACCGCCCAATTCTTCAATGATCATATTGAATATGATGAACAATCTAAGGAAGTCCTTTCCGGTGAACAGGTTCCGGAAGTGATGGCATCCTTCCAACGTCAATTGACTGCGCTTGAATCGTTCGATGCTGCTTCGATTAAAGCGGCTATCAAAGAGGTGCAAAAGGAAACGGGCCATAAAGGGAAAAATTTATTCATGCCGATCCGCGTCGTCACAACCGGACAGACGCACGGTCCTGAATTGCCGGAATCCATTGCATTGATTGGCAAGGAAAAGACGATTGAACGGGTATCGAAATACGCCAATTAA
- the rlmB gene encoding 23S rRNA (guanosine(2251)-2'-O)-methyltransferase RlmB, whose protein sequence is MTNQESELIGGKNPVVEALRSGRELNKIWIAEGLNKKSIGEILSLAKQSGIVVQAVPKQKLDGMLDVNHQGIIASVAAYSYAELDDLFALAKNRGEDPFFLILDELEDPHNLGSILRTADASGVHGIIIPKRRSVGLTGVVAKASTGAIEHVPVVRVNNLSQTVEELKKAGVWIAGTDAKGSQDYRSMDATLPLAIIIGSEGKGMSRILKEKCDFLYHLPMVGHVTSLNASVAASLLMYEVLRKRNPKTPGS, encoded by the coding sequence ATGACAAACCAGGAATCAGAATTGATCGGCGGCAAAAACCCAGTCGTGGAAGCGCTCCGTTCCGGCAGGGAACTGAATAAGATCTGGATTGCCGAAGGGTTGAATAAAAAAAGCATCGGGGAGATTTTGTCGCTTGCGAAACAATCAGGAATCGTCGTCCAAGCGGTGCCAAAACAGAAACTTGACGGAATGCTTGACGTGAACCATCAAGGCATCATCGCCTCGGTTGCCGCCTATTCCTATGCGGAGCTGGATGATTTGTTTGCGCTCGCGAAAAATCGTGGCGAGGATCCTTTCTTCCTTATCCTCGATGAATTGGAAGATCCCCATAATCTCGGCTCGATCTTACGGACGGCCGATGCTAGTGGCGTGCATGGCATCATCATCCCGAAGCGGCGTTCGGTCGGCTTGACGGGAGTCGTCGCAAAAGCATCGACAGGAGCAATCGAGCATGTACCTGTCGTCCGCGTGAACAATCTCTCGCAAACGGTGGAGGAATTGAAAAAGGCGGGTGTCTGGATTGCGGGAACTGACGCCAAAGGCTCACAAGACTACCGTTCCATGGATGCAACATTGCCTCTCGCCATCATCATTGGCAGCGAAGGGAAGGGTATGTCCCGCATTTTAAAGGAGAAGTGCGACTTCCTTTATCATTTGCCTATGGTCGGGCATGTGACATCATTGAATGCTTCCGTCGCTGCGTCCTTGCTCATGTATGAAGTGTTACGCAAACGCAACCCCAAAACGCCGGGGTCATGA
- the ispD gene encoding 2-C-methyl-D-erythritol 4-phosphate cytidylyltransferase — protein MKTYTVLLPAAGSGRRMGAGFNKLFLEMAGKPILMHTLQVFEQDPACSGMILSVKEEEKREIEGMLERFGITKVTALVEGGAERQQSVAACIRAHKAGGIVLVHDAARPFIKQDVIGELVDVADEYGAAIAGVQVKDTMKVAPGGIVEETVDRSKLWAIQTPQAFRYDLLKEASDKAEAEGFLGTDESMIVERLGHPVRVVESTYDNVKMTTKEDLLFGEVLLKQRRQEDF, from the coding sequence ATGAAGACATATACAGTACTGCTCCCGGCAGCGGGAAGCGGCCGGCGTATGGGTGCCGGATTCAACAAGCTGTTTTTGGAGATGGCGGGCAAGCCGATCCTCATGCACACATTGCAAGTGTTTGAACAGGATCCGGCATGCTCAGGAATGATCCTCTCCGTGAAAGAAGAGGAAAAGCGGGAAATCGAAGGAATGCTTGAACGTTTCGGTATTACGAAAGTGACTGCGCTCGTCGAAGGCGGGGCGGAACGGCAGCAAAGCGTGGCGGCTTGCATTCGTGCTCACAAGGCCGGGGGAATCGTCCTCGTCCATGATGCGGCACGTCCATTTATCAAACAGGATGTCATCGGTGAGCTTGTCGATGTTGCCGATGAGTATGGTGCCGCAATTGCCGGTGTCCAAGTGAAGGATACGATGAAGGTTGCGCCGGGCGGCATTGTCGAGGAGACAGTGGACCGTTCAAAGCTTTGGGCGATTCAGACGCCGCAAGCGTTCCGTTATGACTTACTGAAGGAGGCGTCCGATAAAGCCGAAGCTGAGGGGTTCCTCGGGACGGATGAGTCGATGATCGTCGAACGGTTAGGTCATCCGGTAAGAGTTGTGGAAAGTACGTATGACAATGTTAAAATGACGACGAAGGAGGACCTCCTGTTTGGCGAGGTCCTCTTGAAACAGAGACGGCAGGAGGATTTCTGA
- a CDS encoding PIN/TRAM domain-containing protein — protein MLKRVVQIGLLLIGGTLGVLFLPYLFTLSSFTSKPMIDNPYVAAVLGAIVLYLLSLFIADPIVNFIKWMEDRLLKAPIFDLLFGTIGLMVGLSVAFLVSFGLSSVEIPVITSILPVLLSILLGYLGFQVGFKKREEFSHAIFAARNSNPKKRDGGDATGELDAKIHKILDTSVIIDGRIADIASTGFLEGLLVVPQFVLTELQHIADSSDSLKRTKGRRGLDVLKRLQTDDGPSVLITDEDFADVAEVDLKLVRLAKSMNGQVVTNDFNLNKVADLHGVAVLNINDLANAVKPVVIPGEEMHVVVIKDGKEHNQGVAYLDDGTMIVIEDGRMHIGNAIDVVVTSVLQTSAGRMIFAKPKNGKAAKAH, from the coding sequence ATGTTAAAAAGAGTAGTTCAGATAGGACTGCTGCTGATCGGGGGAACGCTCGGCGTATTATTTCTACCGTATTTATTCACTTTATCTTCTTTTACTTCAAAGCCGATGATTGACAATCCTTACGTAGCTGCTGTCCTAGGGGCGATCGTGTTATATTTGCTTAGCCTTTTCATTGCAGACCCGATCGTGAATTTCATTAAATGGATGGAAGACCGCCTGTTGAAGGCCCCGATTTTCGATCTTCTGTTCGGAACGATCGGCCTGATGGTCGGATTGAGTGTCGCCTTTCTTGTCAGCTTCGGGCTGAGCAGTGTGGAAATCCCGGTCATTACGTCCATTCTGCCCGTCCTTCTATCCATTCTTCTCGGATATCTCGGTTTCCAAGTCGGCTTCAAGAAGCGTGAGGAGTTTTCCCACGCCATTTTCGCGGCAAGGAACAGCAATCCGAAAAAGAGGGATGGCGGGGATGCTACGGGGGAGCTTGATGCGAAAATCCATAAGATCTTGGATACAAGCGTCATCATTGACGGAAGGATTGCAGACATCGCTTCGACCGGTTTTCTGGAAGGGCTTCTCGTCGTTCCGCAATTCGTCTTGACGGAGCTCCAACATATCGCAGATTCATCCGATTCTTTAAAGCGTACGAAAGGAAGGCGCGGCCTTGATGTCCTGAAGCGTTTGCAGACGGATGACGGTCCGAGCGTTTTGATCACTGACGAAGATTTTGCAGACGTTGCGGAAGTCGACCTGAAGCTTGTCCGTCTTGCGAAAAGCATGAATGGCCAGGTCGTGACAAATGACTTCAACTTGAACAAAGTGGCGGATCTTCACGGTGTAGCGGTATTGAACATCAATGATCTAGCGAATGCGGTGAAGCCGGTCGTCATTCCTGGTGAGGAGATGCATGTTGTCGTCATCAAGGATGGGAAGGAGCATAACCAAGGTGTCGCCTATTTGGATGATGGCACGATGATCGTCATTGAAGATGGAAGAATGCATATCGGCAATGCAATCGATGTCGTCGTCACGAGTGTTTTGCAGACTTCCGCGGGCCGGATGATCTTCGCGAAGCCGAAAAACGGCAAAGCCGCAAAGGCGCATTGA
- a CDS encoding Mini-ribonuclease 3 translates to MSGVYTLRDVDVKQLNALALAYMGDAVYEQAVREHLLRSGRVKPNTLHKEATRYVSAKAQASAVKMMQETGFLTEEEEAVLRRGRNAKSGSVPKNTDVVTYNYSSAFEAVLGYLYLLGRNERVGEIIGRTMQFIENPNEEGAS, encoded by the coding sequence ATGAGCGGCGTATATACATTGCGTGACGTGGACGTGAAACAGCTGAATGCACTTGCACTCGCCTATATGGGGGACGCGGTTTACGAGCAGGCGGTCCGGGAACATTTGCTGCGATCGGGCCGCGTAAAGCCGAACACACTTCATAAGGAGGCGACCCGGTATGTATCCGCCAAAGCCCAGGCATCAGCCGTCAAGATGATGCAGGAAACGGGCTTCCTCACCGAAGAGGAGGAAGCGGTCCTGCGCCGCGGGCGGAATGCGAAGTCGGGATCTGTCCCTAAGAACACCGATGTCGTGACTTATAACTATAGCTCGGCATTCGAGGCAGTACTCGGATACTTATATTTGTTAGGCAGAAACGAACGGGTAGGGGAAATCATAGGCAGGACAATGCAGTTCATCGAAAATCCGAATGAGGAGGGTGCATCATGA
- a CDS encoding NYN domain-containing protein produces the protein MKKDILLVDGYNIIGAWPELRKLKLENLAEARDRLIERMAEYKAHTGWRVIVLFDAHLMRGIEKKDWKHKVEVVFTRENETADERIEKMVSELSGRRVQIHVATSDLTEQWVIFAQGALRKSARELEIEMNEIDKLITKKVKEIQEERPFSKIQLSDEVAEIFEKWRRGMK, from the coding sequence ATGAAAAAGGATATTTTGCTCGTCGATGGATATAACATCATCGGGGCATGGCCTGAATTGCGGAAATTGAAGCTTGAAAATCTAGCCGAAGCCCGTGACCGGCTCATCGAACGGATGGCCGAATACAAGGCGCATACGGGCTGGCGTGTCATCGTCCTGTTCGATGCGCACTTGATGCGCGGAATTGAAAAGAAGGATTGGAAGCATAAAGTCGAGGTCGTTTTCACCCGTGAAAATGAAACCGCCGATGAACGCATCGAAAAAATGGTATCGGAGCTGAGTGGGCGTCGGGTCCAAATTCACGTGGCCACATCCGATCTAACGGAACAATGGGTCATTTTTGCACAAGGCGCCCTCCGCAAATCGGCTCGAGAATTGGAAATTGAAATGAATGAAATCGATAAGTTGATCACGAAAAAAGTGAAGGAAATCCAAGAGGAACGACCGTTTTCCAAGATTCAATTGTCCGACGAGGTGGCAGAAATATTTGAAAAATGGCGACGCGGAATGAAATGA
- the sigH gene encoding RNA polymerase sporulation sigma factor SigH, with protein MAGNVYVQGSTSDFAGLSDEELLVRIHEGSTDALDFLITKYQSFVKMKARSYFMMGGDREDIIQEGMIGLYKAIRDFRMDRLASFRAFAELCITRQIITAIKTATRQKHIPLNTSVSLDKPVYDEESDRTLLDVISGSVIDDPEDLMIHKEDFIHMEGEINKVLSGLEKQVLSLYLEGQSYQEISDELNRQVKSVDNALQRIKRKLERHMQVDVVH; from the coding sequence TTGGCGGGAAATGTATACGTTCAGGGGAGTACATCTGATTTCGCCGGGCTATCCGATGAAGAGCTTTTAGTTCGTATTCACGAGGGCAGCACGGACGCGCTTGATTTCCTTATTACCAAATATCAATCTTTCGTAAAAATGAAAGCGCGCTCATACTTCATGATGGGCGGCGACCGGGAGGATATCATTCAGGAAGGGATGATCGGCCTCTACAAGGCGATCCGCGATTTCAGGATGGATCGGCTAGCTTCGTTCAGGGCATTCGCGGAGCTGTGCATCACTAGGCAGATCATCACGGCCATCAAGACAGCGACGAGGCAGAAGCATATTCCGCTGAATACGTCGGTATCTTTGGACAAGCCTGTGTACGACGAGGAATCGGACCGCACTTTGCTTGACGTCATTTCCGGGTCCGTAATCGATGATCCGGAAGATTTGATGATCCATAAGGAGGACTTCATCCATATGGAGGGGGAAATCAACAAAGTATTGAGCGGACTTGAAAAACAGGTGCTATCACTCTATTTGGAAGGTCAGTCTTATCAGGAGATATCGGACGAGTTGAACCGGCAAGTCAAATCCGTGGACAATGCGCTGCAACGCATCAAGCGGAAACTTGAACGGCATATGCAAGTAGATGTCGTGCATTAA
- the cysE gene encoding serine O-acetyltransferase: MFRRMKEDIRCIFEQDPAARSTFEVVLTYSGLHAVWAHRIAHALYKKNFLFLARLISQISRFFTGIEIHPGATIGRRLFIDHGMGIVIGETCEIGDDVTLYQGVTLGGTGKEKGKRHPTLGNNVLVASGAKVLGSITIGENSKIGAGSVVLIDVPADSTVVGIPGKVVVTNGVRVRDKHDHRNLPDPVEDTCNRLEAEIALLKRRIEELEKEGKTDEYSNL, from the coding sequence GTGTTTCGTAGGATGAAGGAAGACATCCGTTGCATTTTTGAACAAGATCCTGCAGCGCGCAGCACGTTTGAGGTGGTACTTACGTATTCCGGCCTCCATGCGGTGTGGGCGCATCGGATTGCGCATGCTCTCTATAAGAAGAACTTCCTGTTTCTTGCGAGGCTCATTTCGCAGATCAGCCGTTTTTTCACAGGCATCGAAATCCATCCTGGCGCGACGATCGGCAGACGCTTATTCATTGACCACGGCATGGGGATTGTCATTGGTGAGACTTGTGAAATCGGCGATGATGTGACGTTATACCAAGGTGTGACGTTGGGAGGAACGGGCAAAGAAAAAGGGAAGCGACACCCGACGCTTGGCAATAATGTGCTCGTCGCTTCGGGGGCGAAGGTGCTCGGCTCCATTACAATCGGTGAAAACAGCAAGATTGGTGCAGGGTCGGTCGTGTTGATCGATGTGCCGGCCGATTCGACTGTCGTCGGCATTCCAGGCAAGGTCGTCGTGACGAACGGCGTGCGGGTGAGAGATAAGCATGACCACCGCAACTTGCCGGATCCTGTTGAGGATACGTGCAACAGACTGGAAGCGGAAATCGCATTACTGAAAAGACGGATAGAAGAACTTGAGAAGGAAGGGAAAACCGATGAGTATTCAAATTTATAA